From Gammaproteobacteria bacterium:
AATACCGTATCATGATGTGCCAAGGCCTGTTCTCCTGCTTGTTTTTCAATGAGTTGTGGAAATTTCATTGTAACAAAACAAGCGGCGTTCAGGCCTTTCTTTTGCCAAAGTTATGAGACAACAGTGACTTATAGTGTATCTCTTGCTTTGTGCAAGCGCGGCGCAGCGCGACCTGATGACCGTTCGAATCTCAGTCGCGGCGGAGTGCTCCGCGAGGTTCGGGCGCGGGCACCTTACCGGGAGACAAGTGACTTGGGACAGAGGAGTAGCGCGGCATGCTGGTCTCCTTGGCATTTTGGGAGATCAGTATCACTCGATGGTGTGTCAAAACATGTCGCGACGAGCGGTGTACGTCAGGCTGCTGTCAATTACCTGCTGATGGGTGGGCGCCACATGCTTCAGCATTTCGATTACCGGGGGGTTAGAACGCCCTGCCAGACTCCGCAGGCAGTTCATGACGTTTGTGGAGTTACATGCTGTGACGTGGCTGACCCCGGCGGGTCGCTGCCCGTTACGCGGCCGTTCTTCCGTGGAATGCTGAATTTATGCGGCGGCGCCCTTGACATGCCGCGCCGTGAGCGTTATTGTGCAATGCAACAAACACACGGGAGAGGCCAGATGGTTTCTTCCGAACCCATACCCAGGAGGTATAACCTTATGGCAACTAATGACAATGTTACGCAACTGACCGACCAGGCGCAGGATATCGGTCGTTCCATGTTCGGCGCATTTCAGGGCATAGCAGAAGTGCAGACAAACATGCTGCAACGCCTTGGCGGCATTCAGCAGAATC
This genomic window contains:
- a CDS encoding phasin family protein; its protein translation is MADPGGSLPVTRPFFRGMLNLCGGALDMPRRERYCAMQQTHGRGQMVSSEPIPRRYNLMATNDNVTQLTDQAQDIGRSMFGAFQGIAEVQTNMLQRLGGIQQNLIQQAFDASNDQLQVMSKLSDPREFGSAQAELVKTHGQRYADSIKEAINVTVEGWQEVGKRVESTTRDFKNKVERASSKKVA